In Natronomonas halophila, one DNA window encodes the following:
- a CDS encoding winged helix-turn-helix domain-containing protein, with protein MSADWDEVSYVISSSYRVKVLQRLAESPATPSRIAEETDCPIAHISRALRGLRERELVDLLVSEDQQKGRVYGITEHGEHIWETIEAQNLA; from the coding sequence ATGAGTGCTGACTGGGACGAGGTTAGCTACGTAATCAGTTCCTCGTATCGGGTCAAAGTGCTACAGCGACTGGCGGAATCGCCCGCGACGCCCTCCCGTATCGCCGAGGAGACCGACTGTCCTATCGCCCACATCTCGCGGGCGCTCCGCGGCCTCCGGGAGCGAGAGCTCGTCGACCTGCTCGTTTCGGAAGACCAACAAAAGGGTCGCGTCTACGGCATCACCGAACACGGCGAACACATCTGGGAGACCATCGAAGCACAGAACCTGGCGTAA
- a CDS encoding HalOD1 output domain-containing protein: MSHAGKGDSCTAMDGTVVYQTTANLDETELSTAVLMSLESLPGYDVENGDTVVFDSIDLDALDELFTTTTDTPRGCVTFPVDEYQLTVTASGEITIRT; this comes from the coding sequence ATGTCTCATGCCGGGAAGGGAGATAGTTGTACAGCGATGGACGGGACAGTAGTCTACCAAACTACCGCAAACCTCGACGAGACGGAACTGAGCACGGCAGTGCTCATGTCTCTCGAGTCGCTTCCAGGATACGATGTCGAAAACGGCGATACAGTCGTCTTCGATTCCATCGATCTGGACGCCCTGGACGAGTTGTTCACTACGACGACCGACACGCCCCGTGGCTGTGTTACGTTCCCCGTCGACGAATACCAGCTCACCGTCACCGCCAGCGGTGAGATAACTATCAGAACCTGA
- a CDS encoding YbhB/YbcL family Raf kinase inhibitor-like protein, with amino-acid sequence MTFGLTSPAFDDGAPIPERYGYDERNENPPLEIEDVPEETEALALIVDDPDAIEPAGKIWDHWLVWDISPETRTIPEDWDPALAGATEGENDFGERGYGGPSPPDGEHTYRFELYALDSELGLPESADADALREEMDDHVIEKTVLHGTYTP; translated from the coding sequence ATGACCTTTGGATTGACAAGTCCCGCATTCGACGATGGCGCCCCGATACCCGAGAGGTACGGCTACGACGAGCGAAACGAGAACCCGCCGCTGGAAATCGAGGACGTCCCCGAGGAGACGGAGGCACTCGCGCTCATCGTCGACGACCCCGACGCCATCGAACCCGCGGGCAAGATCTGGGACCACTGGCTCGTCTGGGATATCAGCCCCGAGACGCGGACGATACCGGAAGACTGGGACCCCGCTCTCGCGGGCGCCACCGAGGGCGAAAACGACTTCGGCGAACGCGGCTACGGCGGCCCGAGCCCGCCCGACGGGGAACACACCTACCGGTTCGAACTCTACGCGCTGGACTCCGAACTCGGCCTGCCGGAATCGGCGGATGCCGACGCATTACGGGAGGAGATGGACGACCACGTCATCGAGAAGACGGTGCTCCACGGCACCTACACGCCGTAA
- a CDS encoding acyltransferase encodes MTSAELGSNVHIDEGATVGYEYDSEVGPAVIGDDATVRSGTKIYAGVTIGDGFVTGHDALVREDTTIGDDVVLGTKSVLDGAVTVGSNVSIQTGVYVPPETEIGDRVFLGPNAVMTNDPYPLRVDVDLEGPTIEDDVSVGANATILPDVTVGEGAFVAAGAVVIDDVPPETLAVGVPAEHRPLPERLPPENLIA; translated from the coding sequence ATGACGAGCGCCGAACTGGGGTCGAACGTCCACATCGACGAGGGGGCCACCGTCGGCTACGAGTACGACAGCGAGGTCGGCCCGGCCGTCATCGGCGACGACGCGACCGTTCGTTCCGGAACGAAAATCTACGCCGGCGTGACGATCGGCGATGGGTTCGTCACCGGCCACGACGCGCTCGTGCGCGAAGACACGACCATCGGCGACGACGTCGTCCTCGGGACGAAGTCGGTCCTCGACGGCGCGGTGACCGTCGGCTCGAACGTGAGCATCCAGACCGGCGTCTACGTCCCACCCGAGACCGAAATCGGCGACCGGGTCTTCCTCGGCCCGAACGCGGTCATGACGAACGACCCCTACCCGCTCCGGGTCGACGTGGACCTCGAAGGCCCGACCATCGAGGACGACGTCTCGGTCGGCGCGAACGCGACGATTCTCCCGGACGTCACCGTCGGTGAAGGTGCCTTCGTCGCCGCCGGTGCCGTCGTCATCGACGACGTCCCGCCGGAGACGCTCGCCGTCGGCGTCCCCGCCGAACACCGCCCGCTGCCCGAGCGCCTGCCGCCGGAGAACCTGATAGCATGA
- a CDS encoding helix-turn-helix domain-containing protein — translation MSVIVEATLPSTSFELGRILRVEGETHVTLETMVPLGGKPTPFVRIQDHGRDSFEQSVRDHPSVGDITQVSTHNGETLYALDWTPSEDSFFERIREMDAVLLGASGGANTWGIELRFPSHDALSEFRDYYVEAGISVTVNRIYNPTSPDAGPWYGLTPPQRETLIYAVEAGYYSLPRGISTKELAEEFDISDQAVTERLRRGITVLVENTLLTDETGE, via the coding sequence ATGAGTGTCATCGTCGAGGCAACGCTCCCATCGACGTCCTTCGAGTTGGGGCGGATTCTACGGGTCGAGGGTGAGACCCACGTCACCCTCGAGACGATGGTCCCGCTCGGAGGCAAGCCTACCCCCTTCGTCCGCATTCAGGACCACGGGCGGGACTCCTTCGAGCAATCCGTCCGTGACCATCCCTCCGTCGGTGACATCACGCAGGTCAGCACCCACAACGGCGAAACGCTGTACGCGCTCGATTGGACCCCCTCTGAGGACTCGTTTTTCGAGAGGATTCGGGAGATGGACGCCGTCCTTCTGGGGGCAAGCGGCGGCGCCAACACCTGGGGAATCGAACTCCGGTTTCCGAGCCACGACGCGCTCTCGGAGTTCCGCGACTACTACGTCGAGGCGGGTATCAGCGTGACCGTCAACCGGATATATAACCCTACCAGCCCCGACGCTGGCCCGTGGTACGGCCTCACGCCGCCCCAGCGGGAGACGCTCATCTACGCGGTCGAAGCGGGCTACTACTCCCTGCCGCGCGGCATCTCAACGAAGGAACTCGCCGAGGAGTTCGACATCTCGGACCAAGCGGTCACCGAGCGCCTTCGACGCGGCATCACCGTACTGGTCGAGAACACGCTTCTAACCGACGAAACCGGAGAGTAG
- a CDS encoding glycosyltransferase family 2 protein: MYREMTVAVVVPAYNEEGFVGDVIAELPDFVDRAYIIDDGSTDGTWAEIQEHSDARNEVHDGHFEDLVVPIRHEENRGVGGAIKTGYEHAREEGIDATAVLGGDDQMNPEVLTRYLDPIADGVADYTKGNRFARPEDWAEMPRFRLLGNVVLSYLTKIASGYWETMDSQNGYTAISLSALERTEIDGMYEYYGYCNDLLVRLNAADVRVADVPRSSEYAYSEGWKSHIDYTEYIPRVSGMLFRSFLWRLQRKYLMTGYSPIAPLYVLGMVISTLSGLGLLKSVLSRDGESGTWTLATTAGLLTFLSASILDHENSDHLETQVAPDDDSGETQADAPATGADTDATADGTDARDETSNAAESIMPTEQ, from the coding sequence ATGTATAGGGAGATGACCGTCGCCGTGGTCGTCCCCGCCTACAACGAGGAGGGGTTCGTCGGCGACGTCATCGCCGAGTTGCCCGACTTCGTCGACCGCGCCTACATCATCGACGACGGGTCGACCGACGGGACCTGGGCGGAGATACAGGAACACAGCGACGCGCGAAACGAGGTTCACGACGGCCACTTCGAGGACCTCGTCGTCCCGATTCGCCACGAGGAAAACCGCGGCGTCGGCGGCGCCATCAAGACCGGCTACGAGCACGCCCGCGAGGAGGGAATCGACGCCACGGCCGTCCTCGGCGGCGACGACCAGATGAACCCCGAGGTGCTCACGCGGTATCTCGACCCCATCGCCGACGGGGTCGCCGACTACACCAAGGGCAACCGCTTTGCCCGCCCCGAAGACTGGGCGGAGATGCCCCGATTCCGGCTGCTGGGCAACGTCGTTCTCTCGTATCTCACCAAAATCGCCAGCGGCTACTGGGAGACGATGGACTCCCAGAACGGCTACACCGCCATCTCGCTGTCGGCGCTGGAGCGGACCGAAATCGACGGGATGTACGAGTATTACGGCTACTGCAACGACCTGCTCGTGCGTCTCAACGCGGCGGACGTCCGGGTCGCGGACGTGCCACGGTCCTCCGAATACGCCTACAGCGAGGGCTGGAAGAGCCACATCGACTACACCGAATACATCCCCCGCGTCTCGGGGATGCTCTTCCGGAGTTTCCTGTGGCGACTCCAGCGGAAGTACCTCATGACGGGGTACAGCCCCATCGCGCCGCTGTACGTTCTCGGCATGGTCATCTCGACGCTCAGCGGTCTCGGCCTGCTGAAATCCGTACTCTCCCGCGACGGCGAAAGCGGGACCTGGACGCTCGCGACGACCGCCGGCCTCCTCACGTTCCTGTCGGCGTCCATCCTCGACCACGAGAACAGCGACCACCTGGAGACGCAGGTCGCGCCCGACGACGATTCGGGGGAAACCCAAGCCGACGCCCCCG
- a CDS encoding alpha/beta hydrolase, producing the protein MTDGPNLSRRRLLALSSATAGSLALGGVGTVAGDGDHTRENVTIESYDGTDIAMTIYKPAGASADDPVPMILHSHGWSGSRTNSDGAFAVEMDRGFGVLSFDQRGHGESGGQAHVQDPDREGRDVIAVLDYVEELDWVARSRGSAGTRPEGRASDPMVFAIGGSYGGAYQLVGAFTEIREKGYTRFDALAPQITWFDLSESLAPRGVVRSAWVAALYGLGAPNVPEYVHRGFAYGITTGQWPNGEIPGISDLDGRFFGHGPSGFVEEGLQLDIPVLFGQGTSDNLFNLNQAWQNFERALSDRARERSAVVAYNGGHALPNVLPPGQLNFEDSCSTDAPSSGTEVIRSSGFAELRLQFFEAVRDDAGDARDLVGSAYSLTTADGGRCLSLDSLENRTTLASGIDLGVANDGSGNLDIDHASGVDDRTVATGEGFPGEYDPETVADAADGADGGPAATPTGAGTPIHLELAEGPLTVGGIPELSADVTSIGVDQRVFFALSVGQSPATARVVQNNMLPLREPDPVVGESRNVELPGVAVDVPEGETLYLTISAVSDMSFAHGSVRTPGTVLFENISVDVPLVE; encoded by the coding sequence ATGACCGACGGGCCGAACCTGAGTCGCCGACGACTGCTCGCACTTTCCTCGGCGACCGCCGGCAGCCTCGCCCTCGGCGGCGTCGGCACCGTCGCCGGTGATGGCGACCACACTCGCGAGAACGTCACCATCGAGAGCTACGACGGCACCGATATCGCGATGACCATTTATAAGCCGGCCGGCGCCAGCGCCGACGACCCCGTGCCGATGATTCTCCACTCCCACGGGTGGTCAGGTTCCCGGACCAACAGCGATGGCGCCTTCGCCGTCGAGATGGACCGCGGCTTCGGCGTCCTGAGTTTCGACCAGCGGGGCCACGGCGAATCGGGCGGGCAGGCCCACGTTCAGGACCCCGACCGGGAGGGGCGGGACGTCATCGCGGTGCTCGATTACGTCGAGGAACTCGACTGGGTCGCCCGAAGCAGGGGCAGCGCCGGCACGCGACCCGAAGGCCGGGCCAGCGACCCGATGGTCTTCGCTATCGGCGGCAGTTACGGCGGCGCCTATCAACTGGTCGGCGCCTTCACCGAGATTCGGGAGAAGGGTTACACACGCTTCGACGCGCTGGCACCACAGATAACGTGGTTCGACCTCAGCGAGTCCCTCGCGCCGCGGGGCGTCGTGCGCTCGGCGTGGGTCGCGGCGCTCTACGGCCTCGGCGCGCCCAACGTCCCCGAGTACGTCCACCGTGGCTTCGCCTACGGCATAACGACCGGCCAATGGCCGAACGGCGAGATACCGGGCATCTCGGACCTCGACGGGCGGTTCTTCGGACACGGCCCGAGCGGCTTCGTCGAGGAGGGCCTGCAACTCGATATTCCCGTCCTCTTCGGACAGGGGACCAGCGACAACCTGTTCAACCTCAATCAGGCCTGGCAGAACTTCGAGCGGGCGCTTTCCGACCGTGCCCGCGAACGGAGCGCCGTCGTCGCCTACAACGGCGGCCACGCGCTGCCCAACGTCCTGCCGCCGGGGCAACTCAACTTCGAGGACTCGTGTTCGACGGACGCTCCCAGTTCCGGGACGGAGGTCATCCGAAGTTCCGGATTCGCGGAACTCCGCCTGCAGTTCTTCGAGGCGGTCCGGGACGACGCGGGCGACGCCCGCGACCTCGTCGGGTCGGCCTATTCGCTGACGACCGCCGACGGCGGTCGCTGTCTCTCGCTGGACTCCCTTGAGAATCGGACGACGCTGGCAAGCGGCATCGACCTCGGCGTCGCCAACGACGGGTCGGGGAACCTCGATATCGACCACGCAAGCGGCGTCGACGACCGAACCGTCGCCACCGGCGAGGGCTTCCCCGGCGAGTACGACCCGGAAACGGTCGCCGACGCGGCCGACGGCGCGGACGGTGGCCCCGCAGCCACCCCGACCGGCGCGGGCACGCCCATCCATCTCGAACTCGCGGAGGGACCACTGACGGTCGGCGGCATCCCCGAGTTGAGTGCCGACGTGACCAGCATCGGCGTCGACCAGCGGGTCTTCTTCGCGCTCTCGGTCGGGCAATCGCCCGCGACGGCGCGGGTCGTCCAGAACAACATGCTGCCGCTCCGCGAACCCGACCCCGTCGTCGGCGAGAGCCGGAACGTCGAGTTGCCCGGCGTGGCCGTCGACGTGCCGGAAGGCGAAACCCTCTATCTGACCATCTCCGCGGTGTCGGACATGTCCTTCGCCCACGGGTCGGTCCGGACGCCCGGGACCGTGCTGTTCGAAAACATCAGCGTGGACGTGCCGCTGGTCGAATAA
- a CDS encoding DegT/DnrJ/EryC1/StrS family aminotransferase produces the protein MISLSDPRFETEEIDAVRTVLEDGMVADGPEVRRFETEFADYCGADHAVGTANGTAALHAALEALDIGEGDTVVTTPLSFVASANAIRLAGATPVFADIDPLTYNLDPSAAERAVREHDADAILVVHLYGLPADMHAFQDIAADEDVDLIEDCAQAHGATYRGQSVGTFGDAAAFSFYPTKNMTTGEGGMILTDDNRVAERVASYINHGRTGDDAYAHTRVGHNYRMTSIAAAIGRVQLERLPEWVKRRRQNARRLTAALDDVVGIDAPVEPDGTNHAYHQYTVRAEDREELKEHLADEGVDSGVYYPTPIHELGAYEGFDAETPAAETAADEVLSLPVHPGLSEADLDRIVEALGTPRNRTPL, from the coding sequence ATGATCTCGCTTTCCGACCCACGCTTCGAGACCGAGGAGATAGACGCCGTCCGCACCGTCCTCGAAGACGGGATGGTCGCCGACGGCCCCGAAGTCCGCCGCTTCGAGACCGAGTTCGCCGACTACTGCGGGGCCGACCACGCCGTCGGCACCGCCAACGGCACCGCCGCGCTCCATGCCGCCCTCGAAGCCCTCGATATCGGCGAGGGTGACACCGTCGTCACCACGCCGCTTTCCTTCGTCGCCAGCGCGAACGCGATTCGACTGGCCGGCGCGACGCCCGTCTTCGCCGATATCGACCCGCTGACGTACAATCTCGACCCCTCCGCCGCCGAACGCGCCGTCCGCGAACACGACGCCGACGCCATACTGGTCGTTCACCTCTACGGCCTGCCCGCCGACATGCACGCCTTCCAGGACATCGCAGCCGACGAGGACGTCGACCTCATCGAGGACTGCGCGCAGGCCCACGGCGCCACCTACCGGGGTCAGTCGGTCGGCACCTTCGGGGACGCCGCCGCGTTCTCCTTTTACCCGACCAAGAACATGACCACCGGGGAGGGCGGGATGATACTCACCGACGACAACCGCGTCGCCGAGCGGGTCGCCAGTTACATCAACCACGGCCGGACCGGCGACGACGCCTACGCCCACACGCGAGTGGGCCACAACTACCGGATGACGAGCATCGCCGCCGCCATCGGCCGAGTCCAGCTGGAACGCCTCCCCGAGTGGGTGAAACGCCGACGGCAGAACGCCCGACGGCTGACCGCGGCGCTGGACGACGTCGTCGGCATCGACGCCCCCGTCGAACCCGACGGCACCAATCACGCCTACCACCAGTATACGGTCCGGGCCGAGGACCGCGAGGAACTCAAAGAACACCTCGCCGACGAGGGCGTGGACTCGGGGGTCTACTATCCGACGCCGATTCACGAACTCGGCGCCTACGAGGGATTCGACGCCGAGACGCCGGCCGCCGAAACGGCCGCCGACGAGGTGCTGTCGCTGCCGGTCCACCCCGGCCTGAGCGAAGCCGACCTCGACCGTATCGTCGAAGCGCTCGGCACGCCCCGGAACCGAACGCCGCTGTGA
- a CDS encoding metal-dependent hydrolase: protein MWPWEHAALGYLLYSLSLRALGRDPPADLAVLALAVATQFPDLLDKPLSWGLGLFPTGYALGHSVFLAAPLGVGLLVWSARAGRTQVGIAFVVGYWSHLAADVFDPLRYGIAPLPARVLWPVVPRTPYEQDLGLGRGLAYLGEFLTSLAAMDTLTLLVLYLLLPLGTVAVWLWDGTPGLTPVVRAVSAVGARIRSVGR, encoded by the coding sequence ATGTGGCCCTGGGAGCACGCGGCGCTGGGCTATCTACTCTACTCGCTGTCGCTTCGCGCCCTGGGTCGGGACCCGCCGGCCGACCTCGCCGTGCTGGCTCTGGCGGTCGCCACCCAGTTTCCGGACCTCCTCGACAAGCCGCTCTCCTGGGGGCTCGGCCTGTTTCCGACCGGCTACGCGCTCGGTCACTCGGTCTTTCTCGCGGCTCCACTTGGGGTCGGCCTACTCGTCTGGAGCGCCCGCGCCGGGCGAACGCAGGTCGGCATCGCCTTCGTCGTTGGCTACTGGTCACATCTGGCTGCCGACGTCTTCGACCCGCTTCGGTACGGCATCGCCCCGCTCCCGGCCCGGGTTCTCTGGCCGGTCGTTCCCCGGACGCCCTACGAACAGGACCTCGGCCTCGGCCGCGGGCTGGCGTACCTCGGGGAGTTCCTCACCTCGCTCGCGGCGATGGACACCCTCACCCTTCTCGTGCTCTACCTCCTGCTCCCGCTCGGGACCGTCGCGGTCTGGCTCTGGGACGGCACGCCCGGACTCACACCCGTCGTCCGGGCGGTCAGCGCGGTCGGGGCGCGCATCCGTAGCGTCGGCCGGTAG
- a CDS encoding DUF7344 domain-containing protein, which produces MNEVSASDEVLPAEIQDGEADSESMADEAGETDDSRVESLPLDQVFGILKNQRRRYVLKYLYEAEERVSLSEVAEQIAAWENDKDVRQISSSERKRVYVGLYQCHLPKMDGVGVISFNKPRGVIELGENADSLYRYLDTDDEADEPPWHVYSVALSLAGALVLGVALLLQPMTTVPVVDLAVATAILAFSTYSIANISWLRRNDEEDADDAQA; this is translated from the coding sequence ATGAACGAGGTGTCCGCGAGCGACGAGGTACTGCCCGCGGAGATCCAAGATGGGGAGGCCGACTCCGAGTCGATGGCCGACGAGGCTGGGGAGACCGACGACTCGCGTGTGGAGTCGTTACCGCTCGATCAGGTGTTCGGGATACTGAAAAACCAGCGACGCCGATACGTGCTGAAATACCTCTACGAGGCCGAGGAGCGCGTCTCGCTGAGCGAGGTCGCCGAACAGATCGCTGCCTGGGAGAACGACAAGGACGTCCGACAGATTTCCTCCAGCGAGCGCAAGCGCGTCTACGTGGGCCTCTATCAGTGCCATCTGCCGAAGATGGACGGGGTCGGCGTTATCTCGTTCAACAAACCGCGCGGCGTCATCGAACTCGGTGAGAACGCCGACTCGCTCTATCGGTATCTCGATACCGACGACGAGGCCGACGAGCCGCCGTGGCACGTCTACTCGGTGGCGCTGTCGCTTGCGGGCGCGCTCGTTCTCGGGGTCGCGCTCCTGTTGCAGCCGATGACGACGGTTCCCGTCGTCGACCTCGCGGTCGCCACCGCGATTCTCGCCTTCTCGACGTACTCTATCGCGAACATCAGTTGGCTGCGACGGAACGACGAGGAGGACGCGGACGACGCTCAGGCATAA
- a CDS encoding helix-turn-helix transcriptional regulator, protein MSSDADTSGAMSPDLVFEILSNTRRRMVLYYLRQHDGVATVKELAEQIAALENDVEVDELRRQQRKRVYVSLYQTHVPKLEDAGIIEYDDSSGEVRLTNRANEFDSYLTPTSEPTYRWRLHYLGLAVVGGLLFALSTLGVPGLAAIPTGLLGIGLMLAFAVSAGVQYWRQKQREQEIPAELLKHD, encoded by the coding sequence ATGAGCTCTGACGCTGACACGTCCGGTGCGATGTCGCCGGATCTCGTCTTCGAGATACTCAGCAACACGCGCAGGCGGATGGTGTTGTATTACCTTCGTCAGCACGACGGGGTGGCGACCGTCAAGGAGCTCGCCGAACAGATCGCGGCGCTGGAAAACGACGTCGAGGTCGACGAGCTCCGCCGCCAGCAGCGAAAGCGGGTGTACGTCTCCCTTTATCAGACCCACGTGCCGAAACTGGAGGACGCAGGCATCATCGAATACGACGATTCCAGCGGCGAGGTACGACTTACGAACCGTGCAAACGAGTTCGATTCCTATCTGACACCGACGTCGGAACCGACGTATCGCTGGCGATTACACTATCTCGGTCTCGCGGTGGTTGGCGGCTTGCTGTTCGCTCTGTCCACCCTCGGGGTTCCGGGTCTGGCGGCGATTCCGACCGGCCTGCTGGGTATCGGGCTGATGCTCGCCTTCGCGGTTTCGGCTGGCGTTCAGTACTGGCGACAGAAACAGCGTGAGCAGGAGATTCCCGCCGAACTACTGAAACACGACTAA